In Chroicocephalus ridibundus chromosome 4, bChrRid1.1, whole genome shotgun sequence, one genomic interval encodes:
- the SSTR1 gene encoding somatostatin receptor type 1 produces MLPNGTCTRLPGGAGSDSGGSDSGGGGAGSASEEAAAGGMDSGGRNSSGGPNSTLSESQGSAILISFIYSVVCLVGLCGNSMVIYVILRYAKMKTATNIYILNLAIADELLMLSVPFLVTSTLLHHWPFGSLLCRLVLSVDAINMFTSIYCLTVLSVDRYIAVVHPIKAARYRRPTVAKMVNLGVWVLSILIILPIIIFSNTAANSDGTVACNMLMPEPTQRWLVVFVVYTFLMGFLLPVVAICLCYILIIAKMRMVALKAGWQQRKRSERKITLMVMMVVMVFVICWMPFYIVQLVNVFVEQDDATISQLSVILGYANSCANPILYGFLSDNFKRSFQRLLCLSWMDNAAEEPIDYYATALKSRAYSVEDFPPDNLESGSMYRNGTCTSRITTL; encoded by the coding sequence ATGCTCCCCAATGGCACCTGCACCAGGCTTCCGGGCGGTGCAGGCAGCGACAGCGGCGGCAGCGACAGCGGTGGCGGCGGAGCCGGTAGCGCctcggaggaggcggcggcggggggcatgGACTCGGGCGGCAGGAACTCCTCCGGCGGCCCGAACAGCACCCTGAGTGAGTCTCAGGGCAGCGCCATCCTCATCTCATTCATCTACTCCGTGGTATGCCTGGTGGGGCTGTGCGGCAACTCCATGGTCATCTACGTGATCCTGCGCTATGCCAAGATGAAGACGGCCACCAACATCTACATCCTCAACTTGGCCATCGCGGACGAGCTGCTGATGCTCAGCGTCCCCTTTCTGGTCACCTCCACCCTGCTGCACCACTGGCCCTTTGGCTCGCTGCTCTGCCGCCTGGTGCTCAGCGTGGATGCCATCAACATGTTCACCAGCATCTACTGCCTGACCGTGCTCAGTGTGGACCGCTACATCGCTGTGGTGCACCCCATCAAGGCAGCCAGGTACCGCCGGCCAACTGTGGCTAAGATGGTCAATCTGGGTGTCTGGGTGCTTTCCATCCTCATCATCCTGCCCATCATCATCTTCTCCAACACAGCGGCCAACAGTGATGGAACGGTGGCGTGCAACATGCTCATGCCAGAGCCCACACAGAGGTGGCTGGTGGTTTTTGTGGTCTACACCTTTCTGATGGGCTTCTTGCTGCCTGTGGTGGCCATCTGCCTCTGCTACATCCTCATCATTGCCAAGATGCGCATGGTGGCTCTGAAGGCTGGCTGGCAGCAACGCAAACGCTCAGAGCGCAAGATCACCCTCATGGTCATGATGGTGGTGATGGTCTTTGTCATCTGCTGGATGCCCTTCTATATCGTGCAGCTAGTCAATGTCTTCGTAGAGCAGGATGATGCCACCATCAGTCAGCTCTCCGTCATCTTGGGCTACGCCAACAGCTGTGCCAACCCCATCCTCTATGGTTTTCTCTCGGACAACTTCAAGCGGTCCTTCCAGCGGCTGCTCTGCCTCAGTTGGATGGACAATGCTGCAGAGGAACCCATCGACTACTATGCCACTGCTCTCAAGAGCAGGGCATACAGCGTGGAGGACTTTCCCCCAGACAACTTGGAGTCAGGGAGCATGTACAGGAACGGCACTTGCACCTCCAGGATTACCACGCTCTGA